Proteins from a single region of Urocitellus parryii isolate mUroPar1 chromosome 4, mUroPar1.hap1, whole genome shotgun sequence:
- the LOC113177650 gene encoding olfactory receptor 52N2, translating into MSGANSSTLTPGFFILNGVPGLEAAHIWISLPFCLMYIIALVGNVGLICLISHEEALHRPMYYFLALLASTDVTLCTTTVPNMLCIFWFNLKEIDFNACLVQMFFVHMLTGMESGVLMLMALDRYVAICYPLRYTTILTNPIITKAGLATFLRSVMLIIPFTFLTKRLPYCQGHLIPHTYCDHMSVAKVSCGNVKVNAIYGLMVALLIGVFDICCISASYTMILRAVVSLSSADARHKAFSTCTSHICAIVITYVPAFFTFFTHRFGGHNIPHHIHIIVANLYLLLPPTMNPIVYGVKTKQIREGVIKFLFGDKTGLT; encoded by the coding sequence ATGTCTGGAGCCAACAGCTCCACCCTGACACCAGGATTCTTTATCTTGAATGGTGTTCCTGGGCTGGAAGCTGCACACATCTGGATCTCCCTGCCATTCTGCCTCATGTACATCATTGCTCTTGTGGGGAATGTGGGACTCATCTGCCTCATTAGTCATGAGGAAGCCCTGCACCGACCCATGTACTACTTCCTGGCCCTGCTGGCCTCCACTGATGTCACCTTGTGcaccaccactgtgcccaacatgCTGTGTATATTCTGGTTCAACCTCAAGGAGATAGACTTTAATGCCTGCCTGGTCCAGATGTTTTTTGTCCACATGTTGACTGGGATGGAGTCTGGGGTGCTCATGCTCATGGCTCtggaccgctatgtggccatctgctaCCCCTTACGCTATACCACCATCCTCACCAACCCTATCATCACCAAGGCTGGTCTTGCCACTTTCTTGAGGAGTGTGATGCTCATCATCCCATTCACGTTCCTCACCAAACGCCTGCCCTATTGCCAGGGCCACCTCATCCCCCACACCTACTGCGACCACATGTCTGTGGCCAAGGTGTCCTGTGGCAACGTCAAGGTAAATGCTATCTATGGTCTGATGGTTGCCCTCCTGATTGGCGTCTTTGATATCTGTTGTATCTCTGCATCTTACACTATGATTTTGCGGGCTGTAGTGAGCCTGTCATCAGCAGATGCTCGTCACAAAGCCTTTAGCACCTGCACATCTCATATCTGTGCCATCGTGATCACTTATGTACCTGcttttttcactttcttcacTCATCGATTTGGAGGCCACAATATTCCCCACCACATACACATCATTGTGGCCAACCTTTATCTGCTGTTGCCTCCTACCATGAACCCAATTGTTTATGGAGTCAAGACCAAGCAGATTCGTGAAGGAGTCATCAAATTCCTATTTGGAGACAAGACTGGCCTCACTTAA